The window ATTGAATAATGGTATAAAACTGTTTTACACCCTCAGTACATAAACATTAACCTCTTTtagtatttgttaaaatttattaaatttacaaaaataaaagataaagtttaagattaaaaaaatatgatttctaataaattttagttaataaatacaaattttttatgatatttttaggtgaactttaacttttatataatattatgaatttatgaaTTACACCCTCAGTACATAAACATTAACCCTCTTtagtatttgttaaaatttattaaatttacaaaaataaaagataaagtctaagattaaaaaaatatgatttctaataaattttagttaataaatacaaattttttatgatatttttaggtgaactttaacttttatataatattatgaatttatgaatattatgttaattaattttctgcTTAATATtgcttattatataatattaaatatttaaaaaatagtattattttattttaattagttcaaCTAAGAATGAATCATTAAACATTAAATTCATTAGTTTGATGATAATCCagttttaaaaagattaatatttaaaagaagagtttactttttttttaatccttacactttttaaaattttatttttaatcgtttaacttctttttatctatttttagtcgtttaatattttttcgtttttacttttagtctttaaactttttttttatccttacttATATAGTCTTTTTAAgtgactaaaaataagaacgaaataaaatttctaatactaaaaatataaatgaaaaattcaaaaactaaaacataaattctaaaaaatttaagaatcaaaataataaatcctAAAAAAATTGGGTTAAAGAGTATGTTCcaattttcaaacatttttttttagtagtaatAACTCAATTGAATTTAGGATACCAAATCCAAAAATGCCGCAAATGTACCGTTCCCACATTACGATATTTCACGCGATAACACTTTAGTCAACATTTTTGTTGGTCATAATCCTCCATAAGTACCTGTTTATAGGATCAATGAATAATCCTACAAACGAACACAAGACTTTTCAGCATGTTTTGCTCTCCCTTAAAATTTTCAAGAAAGTCATTAATATCATAACTACTCCAAATCAAACATGTTTTACTATGAAGTTCTTAAGTGATGAGCAATCGAAAAGTAGATGTATCTTGTTGATATAAgtagtatcaattaatttttttaagtcattATCAATTGCACAGTTTCATACCTGTATAACCTCTGGATCTCTCTCATTCTAGCGTGATTCGATCGGGGTGTTACATGTCCACCAACTTCTACCCGATTCATCTTCGAACCACACTGTACCGGAGAGAtatttgctctgataccattaGTAGCATccctgattttaaatttttcgaCAGCTATTGCATTACGACACTTCACGTGATGACACTTCACTTAATATCCTAGTTGATAAGAACCCTCATTTTGATATGATTCAATcgggatattaaaaaaatactatttaaatattattatcttaaagTAAGTCTCCACCATCCTAATCCGAGTTGAATAGTCTATTTAAATATTGGTTGGCCAATGATATAACCCAAGCCCATTCTAAAAGaagacttaatttttttattggttatggaTGAGAGATTATGCGTATCTCTCAATTTACTAAGTCAAAGATTAATCTTTCTTATGGTATGTGTGGTTGTCACccacctaaattttttttacatataatatgAATTGAAGACAAATTCTCTcgttaatcaaattattttcattcatgTAACGTAAGATAACTTTACACTATTTGTAGCAGGCCTTTTAGGTAAAAGAACCTTACACTATTATACCACTTCGTTAAAAGAAGACTTAAATGGATACACTATAAAGTAACCAAAAACCCACAAACCCACAAGGACCATAAAATGCCCCGAGGAAGCAATCTATGGCACGTACACATAATATACAGACGCCTAGTCTCTACTTGTCAACACACTTATCCACTAATATCCGGAAAACCCACACGAAAATTTACTCGTACATCATACATCAAAGTACCTTTCTGACTTGGTCATGACCCTTTCCAACTCCTACCTATAAccaaaaactcaaaattaaaaaaataataataattaaaaggagTACGTATGACAAATTCAGACAACCATAACATCAAGAAACCGCCCCCATGTATGAATACACTATAAAATATTTACCATGGTAGGAGCCATATTTTACTTAATGTATCATACATTAAAATACTCCAATTTTAAACAATTGACCCGCTCTCTCTAGGTTTCACGTCGGCCCCTTATATAATACCCCAAGTTTGGATTCCAAAACTTACGCAAGCTCTTCTCACAATCATCGTCGATcatcattataataatatcattcaCTTCTTCATCATTTCCTCTTCTACAAATTTcacaattcaattaattaaccCTTTTAGCATCATGAACTCACAAGACATTCCCTCAGGAAGATCACCAAAAAGACAACTCCAAGGCCCTCGTCCTCCACCTCTTAGGATAAACAAGGACTCCCACAAGATCAAGAAGAAGCCCCCGGTGGCGCCGCCTTCATCACAACCGCAACCACCGCTGCGCCAACCGGTGATCATCTACACCGTCTCTCCGAAAGTAATCCACACCACACCAAGTGACTTCATGAGCCTCGTTCAACGCCTCACCAgctcttcgtcttcctcttcATCGTCCTCTTCCAATAAGGTCTCAATCGACCCTTTAAATGGCAACAAAGGCCATGGTGGTGGTAGTGGCATAGTTTCGCCCGCGGGTCGATACGCCACAATAGAGATGGCTAGAACAACAACTCAAAGCACTAAACAACACCCAATTGAGAATAGTGATGATGTTGGAGGGGTAGATTTAGTAGGTCATGGGGTGTTGTTGAAGAGACCAAACATGTTTCATGGGATTTTGTCCCCGGGACCATCTTCGTCTTTATCTCCCATTCCTTCAAATTTCTTCTCTCCACCGTCGATTGATCCAAACATGGGTAGCTTTTATCATGATTTAAGCCCCATCCTTCGTAATAACAGAAATTTCATGGAGGGTACTACTACTACTGCTACTTTCATCATGCCTAGCCCTTCAAACTTTGTTTCACCTCGTACTCCTTCCATTGACCTATTCAATAATTTCTCcgacaattaattaattaattcgttGCTTTTGTTGTTGGGTTATTTTGCTTTAATTTAGACTTCCCCATATACACAAAGAAAAACATAAGTGTCTGATTTAATTACCTTTGATTAGTGGGAGTAGTTTAATTTCTTACTATAAAGATGACCTAAAAGAGAAATACAATGGGAAtttgttcttttggtgggtAGCTAGTTTCAAACTTCTTCAATggattcttaattattttctttttttttttcttcttctgttgtTTGATACTAACATTAATGGATTTATTTATTAGTGGGCCATTTTGTGCTTAAATATCTTTTGATGATCTTCACCGTGGACAGTATTTATGCCATATTCTTTCATTATACATGAACACTGCATACACATTCTTATTCCATTATCTATTCTTATGATAAACAGCTATTAATTACACGAGCTTGGTTGCAACCTTCGAgcgttgaaaacaaaaaccatctACCACACTGTTGGACAACTATCGTTTCAACAAACTAACACATAACATGTAACTCTTCAGCTCTGAATgatcatatatgataataaaTGTGAGGGCGATTAGAGtgtcataaaatatataaacgcagtaaacaaaaagaaaattcaataacAAAAACTTATGTCttccttataattataaatgatcAATGTATTTGATCAAAACACGGCGCTATTTGACTTAAGGAAGTCTGGAAGAGTAATGTGTTAATTTCAACAACTTAAATGGtgatcttgtaaaaaaaaaaaaaacttatatggCCATTTTCTTTTTGAAGAAACTTAAATGCtgataaatatttgaaattacaCAAAACGTGTGGTTATCAAAgatatatgtaaatttaaaaaaaaaaactagttaaaaAACGAGAGTAAATATAAGCAGtgtttatagtttatattatttacttGTGTGTATGAAAAAACACTTATGGGGAAAAATCAATCCCTTGAATAAATTTTTGTACTTCAATGATTAGTCCTTGGCTTTGTTGGGCTAggcccaaaaagaaaaaaaaaaggtgcatGTATTAAAGTTGGGTGTGAATTTTTATTTCAggttttgccaaaaaaaaaaagctaggcCCAAAACGGAAAAGGGGTGCATATATTAACAAATGAGGTGTAAACAaaaattgttgttgttatttttttttcttttttttagggtTGGGTTGGAACCGGGTCAGGATGACCCAGCCCAACTCGCAATTACGCAATAGGGTTGGAAAATCCTAGTTGCCTCGTGTAGAAAACGGCGCAGCTAAAGCGGAAAACACCACGGAGGGTGGCACGCTGCCCGTGGCGCCACTGGTGCAAGGTCCAGCGGTGCGAGGTCGCCACGGGGGTGGCAGTGTGAGGGTGGCGATGGCGCGGAggtgcaaaaaagaaaaaggaagagaaaaaagtgaTTGTGAATAGGGGACCTAACGCCACCAACGAAGGGCCCAAGGGTGAATGGTGATGGCGATGCTCCTACACTACCATGGGGTAACAACAAACAGTGGCGGaagacaataaaaaacaaaaacacattgAAGAAGCATTTGCATAACCCAACAAAATAAAGGGATGagagaaaaaacacaaaatcagACCGTGTAGGCCTTGCCGACGGCCATGGTGGAGCCACCACAGAAGGTGGCGCGGTGGttcgaaaaaaaagaaaaagaagaagaagagacagagaaaaaaaaaacaaagagaaagggatcagAAGGAAAAGTGAGAGAGTGAAGAATGAAGGGTTACTTGATGATCCTTCTCTCTTCTCTGACAAAGTTCGTCAAATAGCATTGTCGGATTGGATCCTTTTTCTTCTCGGGATTTGTGCCTTTCTCCTCCTTCCTTATACCTTCCTTTTTAGCTTTTTATGCATTGTCCTCTCTCTTAACCTAATGGGCTCTCTTTGAGAGTACAATAAAtcacactattttttttctttcttttcttttgttttttccttctttctcttttacgttttctttcttctttcttttgtttttgttcttcttcttctttttttttctttattgttcttcttttttttatattttttttgcacgttttcttttttttttgttttcttttcttttttccttttgttttctttttttcttaatattgttcttcttcttttttttgcatgttttctttcttttttttctttgcttttttattttattttctttcttttctttttttatcttttttttggaCCTGGACAGAATTAGGGTCTAACAgctgcccctctttacttatcttttattgaaagtaaaagataagtaaagacaAAGACACTAATTCTGTTTGAATGATTCTTCAAAAGATCACAACATAAGAATGAAGAATctttggaaaaaaaaggaaaatggtgTACTAACAAAATAAAGAACTTTGAGTTCAACGACAAAGCATGAAAACGAGTCTCATGAAATAAAAAGCATAGGACTTTGAGttctatgaaacataaagcagaggacattgagtcctatgaaaacataaagacagaggatgttgagtcctataaaacataaagacagaagACGTTGAGTGCTATGAAACTTAAAGacaaggatgttgagtcctatgaaaacataaagacaaagaatgttgagtcctatgaaaacataaagacagaggatgttgagtcttatgaaacttaaagatgaggatgttgagtcctaatGTTGAGTCCTAcgaaacataaagacagaggacattgagtcttaTGAAAACACAAAgacagaggatgttgagtcttatgaaacataaagatagaggacgttgagtcctatggaaacataaagacagagaatgttgagtcctataaaaacataaaggcgaggacgttgtgtcctatgaaaacataaagacgaGGACATTGTGTCCTATGAAAATATAAAGGTGAAGACgatgagtcctatgaaaacataaagacaaaggatgttgagtcctatgaaactaaaaaacaaaggacgtcgagtcctgtgaaacataaagatagaggacATTGGATTTTGGAAACTAGCATATAAAGAtaaatctatgcacttatagcCTGATAAGCAGCATATGGGTTTTGGAATGCCTTCTAATGAATGAAAATAGACATGCAAACTTCAccttgaaatgcagtaaatgtaGGCTTTGTATCCAGCAATGCAATGCGAAATGGTTTTGAATCATGAGAACTGTGCAATGCTCATGACattatttctctcttattttaattaaattttttattttattattttttttgtaaaaaacacagattgactgtctatTTCTAAAAGAAGTGGTAATTCATGCaatctcatcctatcttttgcagaTCCCTTCAAAGACTCCCTCAGAgagtatgttttgtttgatttaatcacttgacaattttgtatGATGGCAGTGGAGCGAGTTGACATTTTatcaatcaactgaaatattgatCATAGAGTtcatcctttctttttttttgtttaataaaattttgattattctACATACCAAGAAAATGTAAGgtgaaactttcctgatttaaGATCATAGAGGGATGCCATGTGTCTGTCGATCC of the Glycine max cultivar Williams 82 chromosome 13, Glycine_max_v4.0, whole genome shotgun sequence genome contains:
- the LOC100809190 gene encoding nuclear speckle RNA-binding protein B produces the protein MNSQDIPSGRSPKRQLQGPRPPPLRINKDSHKIKKKPPVAPPSSQPQPPLRQPVIIYTVSPKVIHTTPSDFMSLVQRLTSSSSSSSSSSSNKVSIDPLNGNKGHGGGSGIVSPAGRYATIEMARTTTQSTKQHPIENSDDVGGVDLVGHGVLLKRPNMFHGILSPGPSSSLSPIPSNFFSPPSIDPNMGSFYHDLSPILRNNRNFMEGTTTTATFIMPSPSNFVSPRTPSIDLFNNFSDN